A window from Caulobacter sp. X encodes these proteins:
- the ndk gene encoding nucleoside-diphosphate kinase encodes MTERTFSIIKPDATRRNLTGAINAVIEAAGLRIVAQRRVKLTEAQAKKFYEVHAERPFYGELVAQMTAEPVVVQVLQGDNAVAKYREVMGATNPENAAEGTIRKQFALSIGENSVHGSDSLDNAKIEIEQFFTEDEIVG; translated from the coding sequence GTGACCGAACGCACCTTCTCGATCATCAAGCCGGACGCCACGCGTCGTAACCTGACCGGCGCCATCAACGCGGTGATCGAGGCCGCCGGCCTGCGCATCGTCGCTCAGCGTCGCGTGAAGCTGACCGAAGCCCAAGCCAAGAAGTTCTACGAAGTCCACGCCGAGCGTCCGTTCTACGGCGAACTCGTCGCCCAGATGACCGCCGAGCCGGTCGTCGTCCAAGTCCTGCAAGGCGACAACGCCGTGGCCAAGTACCGCGAAGTCATGGGCGCCACGAACCCGGAAAACGCCGCCGAAGGCACGATCCGCAAGCAGTTCGCCCTGTCGATCGGCGAAAACTCGGTCCACGGCTCGGACAGCCTGGACAACGCCAAGATCGAGATCGAGCAGTTCTTCACCGAAGACGAAATCGTCGGCTGA
- a CDS encoding response regulator yields MGVQLREFWGRLAVDYRAAAISRRRQIPLRIFVAICLCLIGFALHGMPFLAPWILVYGPVQLIELHAIRGFLNARQPERRVGFNLFVDFVMGVVFGALAIPFWQAGTPVTSAGAILLLSGSVFTALMGAEGCLIAFLCAVAPHLAYLIITPLVVGAGHDPYLPHFVLGVGLFYLTVSLTFLWSRRTLLAERAARQAAEAQMAAKSAFIAMVSHELRTPINAIVNGAASLEGAGEADRAAAALIADAGLMMRAQLNDLLDLSKIEAGRMGVEVVDHDLRALISNTVRFWRNTARAKGLRLTLRGVQAAPQWVRGDPMRVRQVLNNLISNAIKFTAEGEVTVTVTTLMRDDRRFVSIEVCDTGPGLTEDQIARLFSPYEQLGLKTARAFGGTGLGLAISRDLARLMGGDLKAVDGGECGACFTLTLPAPEGARPPAVDTAAAAALGAPKRALSVLVVDDHDINRRTLTRMLEAFGAEVETAEDALSALSAAEELTFDAILMDVRMPGMDGLEASRRLRDGGANRQTPIIAVTGAASPEEIAACREAGMTSWVEKPVKPHDLYVALFGDGVGGDRPAS; encoded by the coding sequence GTGGGGGTTCAGTTGCGTGAGTTTTGGGGGCGTCTAGCGGTCGACTATCGCGCCGCCGCGATTTCGCGCCGCCGACAAATCCCGCTCCGCATCTTCGTCGCCATTTGCCTGTGCCTGATCGGCTTCGCTCTGCATGGCATGCCCTTCCTGGCGCCGTGGATCCTGGTCTACGGGCCCGTGCAACTGATCGAGCTCCACGCGATCCGCGGCTTTCTGAACGCGCGCCAGCCAGAGCGGCGGGTTGGGTTCAATCTGTTCGTCGACTTCGTGATGGGCGTTGTCTTCGGGGCGTTGGCCATCCCGTTCTGGCAGGCCGGGACGCCCGTGACCTCCGCCGGCGCGATCCTGCTGCTTTCAGGATCGGTCTTTACAGCCTTGATGGGCGCCGAGGGCTGTCTGATCGCCTTCCTTTGCGCCGTCGCGCCGCATCTGGCCTATCTGATCATCACGCCGCTCGTCGTCGGCGCGGGCCATGATCCCTATCTGCCGCATTTCGTGCTGGGCGTCGGGCTCTTCTACCTGACGGTTTCGCTGACGTTCCTGTGGTCGCGCCGCACGCTGCTGGCCGAGCGCGCCGCCCGCCAGGCCGCCGAAGCCCAGATGGCCGCCAAGTCGGCCTTCATCGCCATGGTCAGTCACGAGCTGCGCACGCCGATCAACGCCATCGTCAACGGCGCGGCGTCGCTGGAGGGGGCCGGCGAGGCCGATCGGGCGGCGGCCGCGCTGATCGCGGATGCGGGCCTGATGATGCGCGCCCAGCTGAACGACCTGCTGGACCTTTCCAAGATCGAGGCGGGCCGCATGGGGGTCGAGGTCGTCGACCACGATCTGCGCGCCCTGATCTCCAACACCGTCCGGTTCTGGCGCAACACGGCGCGAGCCAAGGGCTTGCGACTGACCCTGCGGGGCGTCCAGGCCGCGCCCCAATGGGTGCGGGGCGATCCAATGCGGGTGCGTCAGGTGCTCAACAACCTGATCAGCAACGCGATCAAGTTCACCGCCGAGGGCGAGGTGACCGTGACGGTGACCACCCTCATGCGAGACGACCGACGCTTCGTGTCGATCGAGGTGTGCGACACGGGTCCCGGGCTGACCGAGGACCAGATCGCGCGTCTGTTCAGTCCCTACGAGCAGCTCGGCCTGAAGACGGCGCGCGCCTTTGGCGGCACCGGGCTGGGCCTGGCGATCAGTCGAGACCTCGCCCGCCTGATGGGCGGCGACCTGAAGGCTGTCGATGGCGGAGAATGCGGGGCCTGCTTTACACTCACCCTTCCGGCGCCGGAGGGCGCCCGCCCGCCGGCTGTCGACACCGCCGCGGCCGCGGCCCTGGGTGCGCCCAAGCGGGCGCTTTCAGTGCTGGTGGTTGACGACCATGACATCAACCGACGGACCCTAACGCGGATGCTGGAGGCTTTCGGCGCCGAGGTGGAGACCGCCGAGGATGCGCTCTCGGCGCTCTCGGCGGCCGAGGAGCTGACCTTCGACGCCATCCTGATGGATGTTCGCATGCCCGGCATGGACGGGCTGGAGGCGTCTCGCCGTCTGCGCGATGGCGGCGCCAATCGCCAGACGCCGATCATCGCGGTGACCGGCGCGGCCTCGCCCGAGGAGATCGCCGCGTGCCGCGAGGCGGGCATGACGAGCTGGGTCGAGAAGCCCGTCAAACCGCACGACCTCTATGTCGCCCTGTTCGGGGACGGCGTGGGCGGAGACCGCCCAGCCTCCTAG
- the purN gene encoding phosphoribosylglycinamide formyltransferase, with protein sequence MREKTKVAVLISGRGSNMEALVRAAQAPGCPFEIALVLANKPDAKGLEIAAEAGVEALCVDQKPFGKDREAHERAIDAALRERGIEVIALAGYMRILTPFLVDAWEGRMLNIHPSLLPKYPGLDTHARAIAAGEVEAGCTVHLVTAGVDEGPILGQARVPILPDDDDHSLAERVLEQEHKLYAETLAAFVSKRS encoded by the coding sequence ATGCGCGAAAAGACCAAGGTCGCCGTGCTGATCTCGGGCCGGGGCTCCAACATGGAGGCCCTGGTCCGCGCCGCCCAGGCGCCGGGCTGCCCGTTCGAGATCGCGCTGGTCCTCGCCAACAAGCCCGACGCCAAGGGCCTCGAAATCGCGGCCGAGGCCGGCGTCGAAGCCCTGTGCGTCGACCAGAAGCCGTTCGGCAAGGACCGCGAGGCGCACGAGCGGGCGATCGACGCGGCCCTGCGCGAACGCGGGATCGAGGTCATCGCCCTCGCCGGCTACATGCGCATCCTCACGCCCTTCCTGGTCGACGCCTGGGAAGGCCGGATGCTGAACATTCACCCGTCCCTGCTGCCAAAGTATCCGGGGCTCGACACCCACGCCCGCGCCATCGCGGCGGGTGAGGTCGAGGCCGGCTGCACGGTGCACCTGGTCACGGCCGGCGTCGACGAAGGCCCGATCCTGGGCCAGGCCCGCGTGCCGATCCTGCCCGACGACGACGACCACAGCCTGGCCGAGCGCGTCCTTGAGCAGGAGCACAAGCTCTACGCCGAGACCCTGGCCGCTTTCGTCAGCAAGCGCAGCTAG
- the purM gene encoding phosphoribosylformylglycinamidine cyclo-ligase, whose protein sequence is MSDQPNGLTYAQAGVDIDAGNALVDAIKPLAKATRRPGAEASLGGFGALFDLKAAGYSDPLLVTTTDGVGTKLRIAIDSGMHATVGIDLVAMCVNDLLAQGAEPLMFLDYFATGKLDIEVAKSVVAGIAEGCKLSGSALVGGETAEMPGMYSDGEYDLAGFSVGAVERDGVLPKLDKQRAGDIIIGLGSSGPHSNGYSLVRRVVERSGLAWDAPCPFEDGKTLAEALMAPTRIYVKSLLPLLQSGRIKGGAHITGGGLIENPPRAIAEGLAAEFDWNAWAMPPVFDWLAEVGGISEHEMRRTFNCGVGFIIIVAQADAEPVLAALLNAGEDAFICGQLVKA, encoded by the coding sequence ATGAGCGATCAGCCCAACGGCCTTACCTATGCCCAGGCGGGCGTCGACATCGACGCGGGCAATGCGCTCGTCGACGCGATCAAGCCTCTGGCGAAGGCCACCCGCCGCCCTGGCGCGGAAGCCAGCCTGGGCGGTTTCGGCGCGCTGTTCGACCTGAAGGCCGCCGGCTACAGCGATCCGCTGCTGGTCACCACCACCGACGGCGTCGGCACCAAGCTGCGCATCGCCATCGACTCAGGGATGCACGCCACGGTCGGCATCGACCTGGTGGCCATGTGCGTCAACGATCTGCTGGCCCAGGGCGCCGAACCGCTGATGTTCCTGGACTACTTCGCCACCGGCAAGCTGGACATCGAGGTCGCCAAGAGCGTGGTCGCCGGCATCGCCGAGGGCTGCAAGCTTTCCGGCTCGGCCCTGGTGGGCGGCGAGACCGCCGAAATGCCGGGCATGTACAGCGACGGCGAATATGATCTGGCCGGCTTCTCGGTCGGCGCGGTCGAGCGCGACGGCGTCCTGCCCAAGCTGGACAAGCAGCGGGCCGGCGACATCATCATCGGCCTGGGCTCGTCGGGTCCGCACTCGAACGGCTATTCGCTGGTGCGCCGCGTGGTCGAGCGCTCGGGCCTGGCCTGGGACGCCCCCTGCCCCTTCGAGGACGGCAAGACCCTGGCCGAGGCCCTGATGGCCCCGACCCGCATCTATGTGAAGTCGCTGCTGCCGCTGCTGCAGTCGGGTCGGATCAAGGGCGGCGCCCACATCACCGGCGGCGGCCTGATCGAGAACCCGCCGCGCGCCATCGCCGAGGGCCTGGCCGCCGAGTTCGACTGGAACGCCTGGGCCATGCCGCCGGTGTTCGACTGGCTCGCTGAGGTCGGCGGAATCTCCGAACACGAGATGCGCCGCACGTTCAACTGCGGCGTGGGCTTCATCATCATCGTCGCCCAGGCCGACGCCGAGCCGGTGCTGGCGGCCCTGCTGAACGCCGGCGAGGACGCTTTCATCTGCGGCCAGCTGGTCAAGGCTTGA
- the rnd gene encoding ribonuclease D has product MKPITTTAELAAFCNALSGEPFIAVDTEFMRETTYWPKLCLIQVASPTHEAVIDPLADDIDLEPLLAVMRDERILKVFHAARQDVEIFNNLKAMPKPLFDTQVAGMAAGFGEQIAYDALVRQMLRIELDKSSRFTDWARRPLTEAQLTYALADVTHLAKLFPILRERLETSGRLAWVEEEMTAISDPAAYDVDPEKAWRRLRPRKTQAKYLAVFKAVAAWRERTAQNRDQPRGRILKDEAIDELATQAPTSLEALNNLRGVPKGFGGSKFGPDLLAAIKAALADPEGYAPVVDKPGPPPPQNAGAVVELLKVLLKARAEEAGVASKLIATVSDLEKIAADDNAATPALAGWRRDAFGTDALKIKRGELALVLDGAKVRVVEVRRAPKAS; this is encoded by the coding sequence ATGAAGCCGATCACCACCACCGCCGAGCTGGCGGCGTTTTGTAATGCGCTTTCGGGCGAGCCTTTCATCGCGGTGGACACCGAGTTCATGCGCGAGACGACCTACTGGCCCAAGTTGTGCCTGATCCAGGTCGCGTCGCCCACGCACGAAGCCGTCATCGACCCGCTGGCCGACGATATCGACCTGGAGCCGCTGCTCGCGGTCATGCGCGACGAGCGCATCCTCAAGGTCTTCCACGCCGCCCGTCAGGACGTCGAGATCTTCAATAACCTGAAGGCCATGCCCAAGCCTTTGTTCGACACCCAGGTGGCGGGCATGGCGGCGGGCTTTGGCGAGCAGATCGCCTATGACGCCCTGGTCCGCCAGATGCTGCGGATCGAGCTGGACAAGTCCAGCCGCTTCACCGACTGGGCGCGCCGGCCGCTGACCGAGGCGCAGCTGACCTACGCCCTGGCCGACGTGACGCACCTGGCCAAGCTGTTCCCGATCCTGCGCGAGCGCCTGGAGACCTCGGGTCGACTGGCCTGGGTCGAGGAGGAGATGACGGCCATCTCGGACCCGGCCGCCTATGACGTCGATCCGGAAAAGGCATGGCGGCGCCTGCGTCCGCGCAAGACGCAAGCCAAGTACCTGGCCGTGTTCAAGGCCGTCGCCGCCTGGCGCGAGCGCACCGCCCAGAACCGCGATCAGCCGCGTGGCCGCATCCTGAAGGATGAGGCCATCGACGAGCTCGCCACCCAGGCCCCGACCAGCCTGGAGGCGCTGAACAACCTGCGCGGCGTGCCCAAGGGCTTCGGCGGCAGCAAGTTTGGTCCGGACCTCCTGGCCGCGATCAAGGCCGCCCTGGCCGATCCGGAGGGCTACGCCCCAGTCGTCGACAAGCCCGGTCCGCCGCCGCCCCAGAACGCCGGCGCCGTCGTCGAACTGCTCAAGGTCCTGCTGAAGGCGCGGGCGGAAGAGGCGGGCGTCGCCTCCAAGCTGATCGCCACGGTTTCGGATCTGGAGAAGATCGCCGCCGACGACAACGCCGCCACCCCGGCCCTGGCCGGCTGGCGTCGCGACGCCTTCGGCACCGACGCCCTGAAGATCAAGCGTGGCGAGCTGGCGCTGGTTCTCGACGGCGCCAAGGTGCGTGTGGTCGAGGTTCGGCGCGCGCCCAAGGCGAGCTAG
- a CDS encoding Ppx/GppA phosphatase family protein has product MPFPAPRDAAVIDIGSNSVRLVVYRLEGRAIWTVFNEKVLAGLGRDLAKTGRLAPDGVAQTLQALKRFRAVLEAVNPAEVFAVATAAARDAADGPDFIRRVREETGFTVRVLSGEEEAHYAAVGVLAGAPDAEGVVGDLGGASLELVRLSATGAGHGVTLPLGPFSLAGPNGAGFDAERVRRLSRERIAAVAGDFRTDTFHAVGGAWRNLALLHMRLSGYPLHVVHQYEIGAAEALEAARLVAHQSKNSLERIEGMSKKRSETLPYAAVVLETLIEQLGLKRIEISAYGVREGLLFEAMPPRVRSLDPLIEGCTALGARQGVADDLGAALDAWIAPAFRELPALFGERDGVLVSAACRLADVGVRLHPDHRADLVFEQVLRAPIAGQTHAERCFLAAAAHARHATNFHPPELATLERLLSPAQLKRARALGATIRLACDLSGRSPSLLAHARLSLDKTNLMLAADPGFADLLLGEQTNKRANTAAQHLGLKPKIVAG; this is encoded by the coding sequence ATGCCCTTCCCGGCGCCGCGCGACGCGGCCGTCATCGATATCGGCTCCAACTCGGTGCGCCTCGTGGTGTACCGCCTGGAAGGCCGCGCCATCTGGACGGTCTTCAACGAGAAGGTCCTGGCGGGCCTGGGCCGGGACCTGGCCAAGACCGGCCGCCTGGCGCCCGACGGCGTGGCCCAGACCCTGCAAGCCCTGAAGCGCTTCCGCGCCGTGCTGGAGGCCGTGAACCCGGCCGAGGTGTTCGCCGTGGCGACCGCCGCCGCCCGCGACGCCGCCGACGGCCCCGACTTTATCCGGCGCGTGCGCGAGGAGACCGGCTTCACCGTCCGCGTCCTCTCGGGTGAAGAGGAGGCCCACTACGCCGCCGTCGGCGTGCTGGCCGGCGCGCCGGACGCCGAAGGCGTGGTCGGCGACCTGGGCGGGGCCAGCCTGGAGCTGGTGCGCCTGTCGGCCACCGGCGCCGGCCATGGCGTCACCCTGCCCCTGGGCCCCTTCAGTCTGGCCGGCCCCAATGGCGCCGGCTTCGACGCCGAGCGGGTGCGACGCCTTTCGCGCGAACGCATCGCCGCCGTCGCCGGCGACTTCCGCACCGACACCTTCCACGCCGTGGGCGGCGCCTGGCGCAACCTGGCTTTGCTGCACATGCGGCTGTCGGGCTACCCGCTGCACGTCGTCCACCAGTACGAGATCGGCGCCGCCGAGGCCCTGGAGGCCGCGCGCCTTGTCGCCCACCAGTCCAAGAACTCGCTGGAGCGCATCGAGGGCATGAGCAAGAAGCGCTCGGAGACCCTGCCCTACGCGGCCGTGGTGCTGGAGACGCTGATCGAGCAACTGGGCCTGAAGCGTATCGAGATCTCGGCCTATGGCGTGCGCGAAGGCCTGCTGTTCGAGGCCATGCCGCCGCGCGTGCGCAGCCTGGACCCGCTGATCGAGGGCTGCACCGCCCTGGGCGCCCGCCAAGGCGTGGCCGACGACCTGGGCGCGGCGCTGGACGCCTGGATCGCCCCGGCCTTCCGCGAGTTGCCCGCCTTGTTCGGCGAGCGCGACGGCGTGCTGGTCTCGGCCGCCTGCCGCCTGGCCGATGTCGGCGTGCGGCTGCACCCGGACCATCGCGCCGACCTCGTCTTCGAGCAGGTGCTGCGCGCGCCGATCGCCGGCCAGACCCACGCCGAGCGCTGCTTCCTGGCCGCCGCCGCCCACGCGCGCCACGCGACCAACTTCCATCCGCCCGAGCTGGCGACGCTGGAGCGGCTGCTCAGCCCCGCCCAGTTGAAACGCGCCCGGGCCCTGGGCGCCACGATCCGTCTGGCCTGCGACCTGTCGGGCCGCAGCCCCAGCCTGCTGGCGCACGCCCGCCTGAGCCTCGACAAGACCAACCTGATGCTGGCCGCCGACCCCGGCTTCGCCGACCTGCTGCTGGGCGAGCAGACCAATAAGCGCGCCAACACCGCCGCGCAGCACCTGGGCTTGAAACCCAAGATCGTCGCAGGTTGA
- a CDS encoding DedA family protein, which produces MDAWIADLFRVAADNAGFAGAVLFIFTLLEALLVVGLLIPILGVMLAAGALIAQGVLHPVEAILWCSAGAAMGDAISYLMGRGLGGRRATRLLFAGKRRLLARAKLLARRHGVLAIAAARYLGPARPFIPILAGMSRTRGWSFQIANVLSAPIWVISLLAPGYLAARNLEMLRTDPAVGLALALGVVALIAGAWLVARRMNRVQAV; this is translated from the coding sequence ATGGACGCCTGGATCGCCGACCTCTTTCGAGTCGCCGCCGACAACGCCGGTTTCGCCGGCGCGGTCCTGTTTATCTTCACGCTGCTCGAAGCCCTGCTGGTCGTCGGTCTCTTGATCCCGATCCTGGGCGTCATGCTGGCCGCCGGGGCGCTGATCGCCCAGGGCGTGCTGCATCCGGTCGAGGCGATCCTATGGTGCAGCGCCGGCGCGGCCATGGGCGACGCGATCTCGTACCTGATGGGCCGAGGCCTGGGCGGCCGTCGCGCCACACGCTTGCTGTTCGCGGGCAAGCGCCGCCTGCTGGCTCGCGCCAAACTTCTGGCCCGCCGCCATGGCGTGCTGGCCATCGCCGCCGCCCGCTATCTGGGCCCCGCCCGTCCGTTCATCCCGATCCTGGCGGGCATGTCGCGCACGCGCGGCTGGAGCTTTCAGATCGCCAACGTGCTCTCCGCGCCGATCTGGGTGATCTCGCTGCTGGCGCCCGGCTATCTGGCGGCTCGCAATCTGGAGATGCTGCGCACCGACCCGGCCGTGGGCCTCGCCTTGGCGCTGGGAGTCGTCGCCTTGATCGCCGGCGCCTGGCTCGTGGCGCGCCGGATGAACCGCGTCCAGGCGGTCTAG
- a CDS encoding YoaK family protein: MAGYVDAIGFLKLGGFFVSFMSGNSTRLGVGLATGHWAAVATVLTLVASFVAGVVLGALTARGFGENRRSPVLILEGLLLAAGATLLGLGYDTAGITAVAMAMGAENAVFQKNGDVAVGLTYMTGALVKAGQRIAGALVGGEPSDWLRYVLLWTGLAAGGALGALTYVTIGAAALWVAVTVVTAAALWAERRWRSV; this comes from the coding sequence GTGGCCGGCTATGTCGACGCGATCGGCTTCCTGAAGCTGGGCGGCTTCTTCGTCTCGTTCATGAGCGGCAATTCCACGCGACTGGGCGTGGGCCTGGCGACTGGCCATTGGGCCGCGGTGGCGACGGTGTTGACCCTGGTGGCCTCGTTCGTGGCGGGCGTCGTGCTGGGCGCGCTGACGGCCCGGGGCTTTGGCGAGAACCGCCGCTCGCCGGTGCTGATCCTCGAAGGGCTGCTGCTGGCGGCCGGCGCGACCTTGCTGGGCCTCGGTTACGACACGGCCGGGATCACCGCCGTGGCCATGGCCATGGGGGCCGAGAACGCGGTGTTCCAGAAGAACGGCGATGTCGCCGTGGGCCTCACCTACATGACCGGCGCCCTGGTGAAGGCGGGCCAGCGGATCGCGGGCGCCCTGGTGGGCGGCGAGCCGTCGGACTGGTTGCGCTATGTGCTGCTGTGGACAGGTCTCGCGGCGGGCGGCGCTCTGGGCGCCCTGACATACGTTACGATCGGCGCGGCGGCTCTGTGGGTCGCGGTGACCGTGGTGACCGCCGCCGCCTTGTGGGCCGAGCGACGCTGGCGGTCGGTCTAG
- a CDS encoding PRC-barrel domain-containing protein, with amino-acid sequence MPLTRSKDILDQDLIGEGGAKLGHIRETFIDLDTGRIEFLVVEAASLLGGSGKYHPVPWSIVRYDPMEKTFNADVSKDRFKGSPSYDRDQIRSAGYAWDNQSSRYFEVPVDVV; translated from the coding sequence ATGCCGCTGACCAGAAGCAAGGACATCCTGGACCAGGATCTGATCGGAGAGGGCGGCGCGAAGCTCGGCCACATTCGCGAGACATTCATCGATCTCGACACCGGGCGGATCGAGTTCCTGGTCGTCGAGGCGGCCAGCCTGCTGGGCGGGTCCGGCAAGTATCATCCGGTGCCCTGGTCGATCGTACGCTACGATCCGATGGAGAAGACGTTCAACGCCGACGTCTCGAAGGATCGGTTCAAGGGCTCGCCCAGCTATGACCGCGACCAGATCCGCAGCGCGGGCTACGCCTGGGACAACCAATCCAGCCGCTACTTCGAAGTCCCCGTGGACGTCGTCTAG
- a CDS encoding ABC-F family ATP-binding cassette domain-containing protein: MLQINDLTFDAWGRRFFDKATVSLPPGAKVGLVGRNGVGKSTLFKLILGHLHAGDDEISLPKTARVGSVDQEHPATPVSLLDTVLEADVERHSLMTQLETADPEHMGEIWARLIEIDSDSAPARASEILAGLGFSQEDLARPMSEFSGGWRMRVALAAALFAEPDMLLLDEPTNYLDLEGALWLEARLQKYPHTALIISHDRELLNNSCTHILHLANAKLELYTGGYDEFEKRRAEKARLQLSAKAKQDAERAHLQAFVDRFKAKASKAAQAQSRMKRLAKMEPVSVTIEERVAPFTLPSPEKPLPPPLIRLEKAFVGYEPGRPILKNLGLRMDLDDRIGLLGVNGAGKSTFAKLVAGALGVQSGEFHRDKKMKVGWFHQHQIEAMDPNDTALEIIRRAMPEASEASRRSRLAQFGLPFEKQETKVESLSGGERARLLLNLVAMDAPHLLILDEPTNHLDIDSRRALLDALNDYMGAVILITHDRSLMELVADRLWLAADGAIKPFDGDMDDYAKFVLERAKQAVKPTQVAREAAKAAAPSAPQPKKAAIEPLRRKVDAAEQVMNRCTRNLAELDAQLADPDLYVKSPGKVAELTKRRENAKSKLDEAEEAWMALAEELAEAEA, encoded by the coding sequence ATGCTGCAGATCAACGACCTGACCTTCGACGCCTGGGGGCGGCGTTTCTTCGACAAGGCCACCGTCAGTCTGCCGCCCGGCGCCAAGGTTGGCCTGGTGGGCCGCAACGGCGTGGGCAAGTCCACCCTGTTCAAGCTGATCCTGGGCCATCTGCACGCCGGCGACGACGAGATCAGCCTGCCCAAGACCGCCCGCGTCGGCTCGGTCGACCAGGAGCACCCGGCCACGCCCGTCTCCCTGCTGGACACGGTGCTCGAGGCCGACGTCGAGCGTCACAGCCTGATGACCCAGCTGGAGACGGCCGATCCCGAGCACATGGGCGAGATCTGGGCCCGGCTGATCGAGATCGACTCCGACTCCGCCCCGGCCCGCGCCTCGGAAATCCTGGCGGGTCTGGGCTTCTCCCAGGAGGACCTCGCCCGGCCGATGAGCGAGTTCTCCGGCGGCTGGCGCATGCGCGTGGCCCTGGCCGCGGCCCTGTTCGCCGAGCCGGACATGCTGCTGCTGGACGAACCGACCAACTATCTCGACCTGGAAGGCGCGCTGTGGCTGGAGGCGCGGCTGCAGAAGTATCCGCACACCGCCCTGATCATCAGCCACGACCGCGAGCTGCTGAACAACAGCTGCACCCACATCCTGCATCTCGCGAACGCCAAGCTGGAGCTCTACACCGGCGGCTACGACGAGTTCGAGAAGCGCCGCGCCGAGAAGGCCCGGCTGCAGCTGTCGGCCAAGGCCAAGCAGGACGCCGAGCGCGCCCACCTGCAGGCCTTCGTCGATCGCTTCAAGGCCAAGGCCTCCAAGGCCGCCCAGGCTCAGTCGCGGATGAAGCGCCTGGCCAAGATGGAGCCGGTCTCGGTGACGATCGAGGAGCGCGTGGCCCCGTTCACCCTGCCCTCGCCCGAGAAACCCCTGCCCCCGCCGCTGATCCGGCTGGAGAAGGCGTTCGTCGGCTACGAGCCGGGCCGGCCGATCCTGAAGAACCTCGGCCTGCGGATGGACCTGGACGACCGCATCGGCCTGCTGGGCGTCAACGGCGCTGGCAAGTCGACCTTCGCCAAGCTGGTGGCCGGCGCGCTGGGCGTGCAGAGCGGCGAATTCCACCGCGACAAGAAGATGAAGGTCGGCTGGTTCCACCAGCACCAGATCGAGGCGATGGATCCCAACGACACCGCGCTGGAGATCATCCGCCGCGCCATGCCCGAAGCCTCTGAAGCCTCGCGCCGCTCGCGCCTGGCGCAATTCGGCCTGCCGTTCGAGAAGCAGGAGACCAAGGTCGAGTCGCTGTCCGGCGGCGAGCGCGCCCGCCTGCTGCTGAACCTGGTGGCGATGGACGCCCCGCACCTCTTGATCCTGGACGAGCCCACCAACCACCTCGACATCGACAGCCGCCGGGCGCTGCTGGACGCGCTGAACGACTATATGGGCGCGGTGATCCTGATCACCCACGACCGCTCGCTGATGGAGCTGGTCGCCGACCGGCTGTGGCTGGCCGCCGATGGCGCGATCAAGCCGTTCGACGGCGACATGGACGACTACGCCAAGTTCGTCCTGGAGCGCGCCAAGCAGGCCGTTAAGCCTACCCAGGTGGCGCGCGAGGCCGCCAAGGCGGCTGCTCCGTCAGCGCCGCAACCCAAGAAGGCCGCGATCGAGCCCTTGCGTCGCAAGGTCGACGCCGCCGAGCAGGTCATGAACCGCTGCACGCGCAACCTGGCCGAGCTGGACGCTCAGCTGGCCGATCCGGATCTCTATGTGAAGAGCCCGGGCAAGGTGGCCGAGCTGACCAAGCGCCGCGAGAACGCCAAATCCAAGCTGGACGAGGCCGAGGAAGCCTGGATGGCGCTGGCCGAAGAGCTGGCCGAAGCCGAGGCTTGA